The genome window TTTGGATTAAACGCCGAAGACATCCGGGGTTATTTGGTGAATAGGATTTAGCCTATGGTTCCACGTTGGACGCAACGCAggcgcttcgacgcagtcgtgaacctgttttggtaaTGCGTCGGGTTCTAGTGAGGGGACCCATCACCAGCCCTTGCTGCGGCGTCGTctcgacgcaaggttaacatgtttgggaggcgcacgtcaggcccttgcgttggacgcaaggagggtctgtgaacccccttgcgttgcgtcgacgcagaaccataatcAGCACATCTCTCGCCACAGCAAACACCCGGCCGTCCCTAACAACCTTGTGATTACACCGACAAAAATGGACTCTAAAGTAACCTCCCAGCTCTTCTTCCGTATATTCCTGAGATAATCTCCCACATACAATTCTGCATACGAATATACAAAGCCAACCACAACTTGGGACTGTAAGAAGAAAGTGTGTTTCTGGGAATCCTGTTTGAGAAACCGGGGCCTTTgctccctgctccccctccccctttgtctctctctccctctggcctaccccccccccccccccccaggctctaGTGGGGGTCGTGGAACCGTCCGGAGACCCTCCCACTGATGTGTGAAAGCCCCACACTCCCTTTGTTCTCTGTCATAGGAGTCTCACTCTATCCATGTACCAGTCATCTGAAGTCGGCTGGCTAGGCCATTTTTATTCCCTTTCACATTAACTATTAGGAAAAATATACAGTCATTGAAAATGAATTAATATTAATTCAAATCAATTAATTCAATACTCTAAATGTTAAATATCAGAAGCATATGATGCCTACTAAGCATATGAATATGGAACTCGCCAGGGGGAGCcaatggggggaggggagcgatTGTATCAGGGTGGCCGTGCCACCCCTGGCGCCACTCCTGGGGGGCGCCACTCTCCAGTAGTAAAATAATCAAAGTTACCTCTCGAGCGGTTAGCCACTTAATCACGCTACAACTCTTTACGTAGTTAAAGGCTAGGACTGTTAACGCATATGCTAACCAAACACCACTTCTCATCAAGCCATCCTCTGAAGGCAAGGCTGGGTGAAGCGGTGCTGACGGAGGGGATCGTGAGACCCGGTCACCTGTTTGATGCGGTCCCAGTTGGACTTGGCCAGGTTGAAGCTGCAGGCGGTGGCGCCCGCCTCGTAGCCCACCACACACAGCTTGGTCATGGAGGTGAAGCCCTCGGCCCGCACCGTCACCTGGTACTCCCCCGGGTTCAGCAGGCGCCAGTAGTCCCCGCCGGGTGCTTCAGGGAACCAAATAAAAAGTTacaaatatactcagccatagTACTGCTTTCACTACgtaagaggattagggccacatgggaatttttttctttttcttttttggagGGTTCTGAGTTAAAAGTCAAAATTCTGAATTGAATCTGTCAAAATACTGACTTTAAACTCAGAATTATTGGATAGATAGAGCTGAGAGCGCTAGTTGAACGGACGGACCTGTGGTGACGTCGTGTTCGACCCCTTCCACTGACACGGTAGCGTTTCTGATCGCGTTTCCCTCCTGGTCCTTCACCACGCCCCGGATGCCTCGATGCACCTGATTGGAGCAAAGACAGTGTTGGCGTTCATTTATTCAGTACCCGATACGGCGTGGTCCTGTGCACGCTTCTCGACGACTGACCTGTTCCATAAAGGTCAGCATTGCCTCTTTGTTCTTCTCCCACTCGTACGCCAGCTCGCTCTCATGCGGGAACTTATCACACCCGAGGAAGATGGACAGCTCCATACAGTTGGTGTGCAGGTAACTGAAGTCGTTCATACCTGAGGGGAAAGATGATGCGCGGAGAGCACCTCATtagtccaccagagggcgccataCGTCTTCACTAGTCCCAATGGAACCCGAACTAGGGGTGTGCGTTCAGTGTCCCTGACTAGAAAGACAAACTCCATTGCCCTTCCATTTTATCAAgactatttattttaaatggacGGCATTTATgctgcgcttttctaaccagtggccactcaaagcactttacaatatttcccacttcatgcacacattcacacagctaCAGCggtgtcagccaatcagggcgcCAACCAGATCGTCGGGACTAGTTAGGGTGAGGAGTcttactcagggacacctcggcactccggggagccggggatcgaactagaaaCTTTCTTgtaaccagccaacccgctctacctcctgagccccgCTATGCCGTGGGGTGTTGCACTACTCACTGCCTGTGATGGGCTTCCACTTGGCCCGGTTGACGATTCCCACCCCGACCGCAGCGTCCTGTCCGTGGCAGGAGccgtggtagttgttggtcatGCTCAGGTGTGTGGAGGCGTAGGAAATTGCCAGCCACCTGAAAAGGGACTCATCGGCAGTCTTTCGAGCCTCGTCGGCTTCGGGCTCAGCATAACTGTCAGCCCCTCTTCCTCgatcgtcctcttcctcctgcctgTGGCCGTAGCCGTGGTCCTGACCGTAGCCCGGGTCCTGACCGTAGCCTGGGTCCTGACCGTAGCCCGGGTCCTGACCGTAGCCCGGATCCTGACCGTAGCCCGGGTCCTGACCGTAGCCTTGGTCATGGCCCGCGTCGCGGCCCTGGTCGTAGCGCTGGTCATAGCCATGATCGCGGCCCTGGTCGTAGCCATGATCGCGGCCCTGGTCGTAGCCACGGTCGTGGCCATGGTCGTAGCCACCGTCGTAACGCTGGTCCGGGCTCTGGTCGTAACCGTGTTCGCGGCCGTGGTTGTAAGCGGTCCCTCGCCACTCCTCTTCTGGGTCATAGCCCCTGTTTGCATACTCGTCTGGTTCTTGGTCGCCGTACCCTCGGTCATAACCGTCGTCGTACCTGTGAGGAAAacaagggttgaaaggagtcgGATGGTTTGCTTGGGTTTGATTACGTCTCTAAAGTGAGAGGGAAGGAGTTGTCAAATGGTAGACTGGTAGAATATCCGAACAGGGAGGCCTACTGTCTCTTCTTGCGGCTGTGGGGCCTTTGGCTCTCCGGGGCCTTGTTGAGCCTGAAGCCGTCGAAGGGGTAAGCCACCACCCTTTCTCCACCCTGGAAGTTTGCCCCCAACACAAACGCATGGCTCTCCATCCACGAGATGATGGCCCTCGTCTCGGCGGCCATCTGGTGCAGCAGAGCACGCGGACACATGTCAATCACACTCAAGGAGATCATTTTGGAACCAATCGATCGAGACAAACCGTCTGTTACCGAGGTGTTCGCTGCCATATTCTCGGGCGTGGCCACATGGTGGTTGGGGGTGAGTTTGGGCACCATGCCCTTGTCCTGGGCGTCCCACAGAGCGCTGTTCAGGTCGGGGAAGTTCTCAAAGATGTCGTAGCCGTCCTCCGTGTAGTGGCCCGTCTTCCAGCTGCTGAGCTCGGAACCCTGCGGAGGAACGGTGGTCGTTGAACAGGTGGTCATCGAGTGGAAAACCAATGGGAGGCGAGTTGCCACACCAGCACTGTGAGTGCTTTTTGATATGAGGTGAtgcgtgtgtttgagttgttgttgttgtcgcccACCACTTCGAAGGCCGCCTCCTGTCCGTCGGGGTTGAGCGAAGGCACCAGGTGGATGCGCGTTCCCTCCACCAGCCTCTGGACTTTGCCGTTCCTGTCCTTGTACTCCTTGCACAGGTACTGCATGAGCAGCAGGATCATCTCCCGGCCCACCGCCTCGTTTCCATGGAGACCCGCGGTGAAGCGGAACTCTGGCTCACCTGGGGGAGAAAAGCGTTTTTTAATAACCGTTTGAGGTTCACGAGAGCAGCGGTCGACCAGGTCTCCATAAAGGCTTCTGCTAGATTACTGAACGGTAACGTCCTTTAAACCCGGGAACCACAGCCAGGAGCTGTGGCCAGATCACAGGCCTGGGCTTGTgtactgtttgtgtgcgttttgtaAACTTTCCATGGATGGGGGGGAACTTAAAGAGCAAGAGGACGCTATGGACTTCATAAGGCCCTCACCCCCATTCAATTGGGGAAAGTATAACGCAGACATGCAGCTAGACGATTTTTCAGAGTAAGAGACACTCAAACTGCGGCCAGGGGAATGGATGGGCCGGGAAGACTTCAGTACTTCAGACTTGTATTCAAATACCCGAATTTTGTACATCAGGTCCAACGGACACGTCCTCACCTATCTCATGCTCCGTGGGGTTGCCAGAGATGACCATGGCCACGATATCCAGACCCTTGGAGCTGAGGCCCAGGCTGTAAACGTTGGTGATGTTAGGGCATTCGTCGTTCACCGCCTTCATCAGCTGAACGAGTCAAATGAACAATGGCAAGGAGAAGAGGTTCAGCTGCATAAGACGACAGTCAGTGTTCATAGTGTTGCAGGTCACACGATTGGCAGATTGACATGACTTACAGGTATCTAAACCTGGAGCACACAGCGTTGGAGTGAGAATCGCACTCTCCTCACTAAACTGTATAGATCCAGTCGTACTGAAAGTGAGATCTAATGCAGACTGTGTGCACGTCCCTCTCTGCACATCAATAGTGTGGCCACTAGGGTACAAAGTGTTGCCTGTTACCCGAATGGACAAAGGTTGAATGTTAGATCATTTACTCAACACAAATGTCCGGTGCACTAAGCGGCCCGGGGCGCTACTACTATGCCGGACTAGGCTACCCACCGACACCATGTCAGAATAGCTGTGGTGTTTGAATTTCAGGTAGTCCACTGGCGTCACTTCATTCTGACTGTACCGGATCTTCTCCAGGTCTGTGATGGCGAAAGAGAAGACGAAGAAAGGTATCAgttttatttttacaacggaCCTAGTGGGGGATATTGTGTATTTTGGCGTTTGGGTGTAATTGCACAGTTTACCAGGTAGGGGGCAGCCGAGGACCTCTGCCCGCATACACAGACTGCCGTTCCAGCTCTGCGGGATGATCCTGATGTAGCGGGCGAGCACTGGCTCAGCCAGCTGGTTCATCACCGGAGTGTCCTTATCACTGTTGCCAAAGAACAGCTTTTGAAACGGAGAGAATGAAACCCAAACAAAGGGAGACATAATGATGAGTTATTAGGGTATTATAGTATTTTGAGGAGGGGTGCAGTTGAAGTCATAAACTTGTAGGGAAAAGATTACCCCGTGCGTTGGGAAGGAATCACCCTCATAGACATTTTTTAGAAACCACCaaaaatagaaatagaataAACAATATTTGtcagtgtaattccggcgaaaaTTTAACCCAGGGACTTTATCGGCATGAAGACCCATAAAATAAGCCCCCCAGTCCAGACACCTTATTTTGTTGATTATCGAGTATAGAGCTTGCCTGGAGCAGCCAAGTATCAAGAGGGGATATTGTTAAGTTGAATTTGTTGGtgcctctattatattatttacggtagCTGAGAATCTACTTTTTGAACAATATTTGTGgttaaaaaaatgcaaatttGGAAGCGTTCGCTGTGCCCCCTAGCCAATAATATGGAATCCATTTGAGCTGTTAGCATTGCTCCGGGCAAGCTCTATACTCAATTATCAACGAAAAATCCTTATTTTATGTGTCTTCATGCCGAAAAAGACTCTGGGTTAAATTTTCGCctgaattacactttaaggagGGGATAGGAGTGAAACGCTCCGCTCAAGGCTACCAGCAGGAGACCGTTTCGGGATTCCATCCCAGAACCTTGCGGATGGGAGTCGAACACAAACCACTCAACCACCGATTCAGCCCTATATAAAGGAGCTAGCAGTACTGGAACTCACCCAGTCAGAGTACCCATCGTGGAAGTTGGTCCACTCTCTGCTGTCGTTGCTGAAGCTCAGGAAGTACGACATCACGTAGTCGGTCCTGATGAAGAGGTGTCACAATCAGGTCACGAGCGCACCAGGGTTACcggcctacgtgtgtgtgttggttctccTGCTCACTCGTTCTGGGATTCCTGGGAGTCTCGGCCCTGGGTGATGATGCCGGTGAACTCTGTGTCCTGGCGAGCGTCGATTTCCAGCCAGTGCTCCTTGTCCTCCGAGTTGGCGCACCACGCGCCCCCCCTCATGTTGTCCTCGTCGTCCGAGCTCTGTGGAACCCAGGGGAGGGGCAGCCAGTCAAAACGGTTCATAATGTC of Gadus macrocephalus chromosome 11, ASM3116895v1 contains these proteins:
- the aebp1b gene encoding inactive carboxypeptidase-like protein X2 codes for the protein MRGQALVAAVALLAVVCVVLLPRGGESAGGIVPLQQPKEVQEPGTLAGEESLDDPETDGGPVIARRSKRLTGEAALPGRVRRAPDEEGKKKKKKDKKKKEPKDPNATRKPKADKKGKKGKGKTTTLPPTTTALPTEPPTEPPTEMTTVPAYPDYAYTEGGDEYWNPDGEGPTLSTTDGDYWSNWDEFTEPEPEPEPEPEPEPEPEPEPEPEPEPEYKPEPKPVPEPEYDPEPQPEPEPGLEYDPEPDFTNTGDYDWKPDQVETGTEDSYYDWKVTAPPRVDGTIDGDYWDETSEVPHHLPLPDSNPEIVIEAVTEVPAVTSPYGETWYEDYDDYRPWRKEDELERARLEEERVKELERKERERSEKFREAEERAKKRPRVYKEPKKCPPLGLESHKVESDQIMASSISQYRYAAQRARLNMQSSDDEDNMRGGAWCANSEDKEHWLEIDARQDTEFTGIITQGRDSQESQNETDYVMSYFLSFSNDSREWTNFHDGYSDWLFFGNSDKDTPVMNQLAEPVLARYIRIIPQSWNGSLCMRAEVLGCPLPDLEKIRYSQNEVTPVDYLKFKHHSYSDMVSLMKAVNDECPNITNVYSLGLSSKGLDIVAMVISGNPTEHEIGEPEFRFTAGLHGNEAVGREMILLLMQYLCKEYKDRNGKVQRLVEGTRIHLVPSLNPDGQEAAFEVGSELSSWKTGHYTEDGYDIFENFPDLNSALWDAQDKGMVPKLTPNHHVATPENMAANTSMAAETRAIISWMESHAFVLGANFQGGERVVAYPFDGFRLNKAPESQRPHSRKKRQYDDGYDRGYGDQEPDEYANRGYDPEEEWRGTAYNHGREHGYDQSPDQRYDGGYDHGHDRGYDQGRDHGYDQGRDHGYDQRYDQGRDAGHDQGYGQDPGYGQDPGYGQDPGYGQDPGYGQDPGYGQDHGYGHRQEEEDDRGRGADSYAEPEADEARKTADESLFRWLAISYASTHLSMTNNYHGSCHGQDAAVGVGIVNRAKWKPITGSMNDFSYLHTNCMELSIFLGCDKFPHESELAYEWEKNKEAMLTFMEQVHRGIRGVVKDQEGNAIRNATVSVEGVEHDVTTAPGGDYWRLLNPGEYQVTVRAEGFTSMTKLCVVGYEAGATACSFNLAKSNWDRIKQIMAMHGNKPIRLLSHGGRTQTTRVGVTHSSTRASGTVDRQGLRKLRLARLRRLRQERMRLMSTTTLPPTTTTTTTTAAPIESTTSWYSPWMVEEGQSSTGDYEYKIDDY